A single genomic interval of Terriglobus albidus harbors:
- a CDS encoding universal stress protein: MFSRIVVALNDLPESQRALRTAIDLAQNFNAALATVSILGDLPAYTSFAVVVDPAAPIALKEDRRQIQRALHEGAARLAQEHGVVATSAIVEGRDTQSILHFLKEYEADLLVIGLHQHDFYLSRLWSSVYDLAQEASCSVLGVH, encoded by the coding sequence ATGTTTTCCAGGATAGTTGTCGCTTTGAATGACCTCCCAGAATCGCAGCGTGCGCTTCGCACGGCAATTGACCTTGCTCAAAATTTCAATGCTGCCTTGGCTACCGTCTCAATTCTTGGAGATCTTCCTGCATACACCTCCTTTGCGGTTGTCGTCGATCCGGCGGCGCCCATAGCCTTAAAAGAAGATCGCCGGCAGATCCAGAGAGCGCTGCATGAGGGCGCGGCGCGTTTGGCGCAGGAGCATGGAGTAGTGGCCACCAGCGCGATTGTCGAAGGGCGCGACACGCAGTCCATCCTCCACTTTCTCAAAGAATATGAGGCCGATCTTCTTGTTATTGGGCTGCACCAGCATGACTTTTATCTGTCCCGTTTATGGAGTTCCGTCTATGACCTCGCACAAGAGGCATCCTGCAGTGTGCTTGGCGTTCATTGA
- a CDS encoding PAS domain-containing protein produces MVPDKLRGIASGEFLPVITVSGFIAWCGPRLDLFAILAVVLLGRFRGASLAMTGAFSFSLARTAFTIASYHTATKQTSPWHAVMTSCIICLCATVFLYKQSDTTTADARQRPFDVRLAELSEYVWSRTSAGDIEYISPAGCEYLGVSMDEMQDFSRFIHPDDISERQDAMKRAQNTGEPQQFHARYRSASGKYCWFATLLHSQRDSKGAVIRYFGLQWNIDAQKRQEEEMRARDDVWKAALKILPGWMWLAKPDGSPEFMSPGALEYTGLTSGQMLKDTFVSVHPDDCQPLAAHWKRLLESGAAGEIEIRIRRADGVYRWFISRAKPLHQHGNKIERWVNINWDIDERRGAEEQTKKAEEIFRKIADGVPACICIMAPDGTMVYANRVASMALGKPMEQILGNQWMQHIHPEQYEEAHKNWMHCVTTQTPLDTRWLMLHHDGQYRWQHILAHPAFDEHHRLASWYMMGVEIDQQMKAEQALRNREREVRELLNRIPTLIAVRSLNGIEFVNDRFLEYVGRSLESVLGNGWLVVAHPEDRQRVFDLQQNSTATIGPLDMVWRIADKESRYRWFHTHSEPFFELDGSVQRWYSVTTDIDDLFRSRELIRDHKMQLHLLAENVPGFLWKALPSGEVTYLNRYCEDYLGMTPDEVRSTGWIHLVHPEDQDEVLLRWNTLVNGGQWHEHVHRLKGKDGQYRWFQSLITTVKDNSGNVVTLHGLTMDAHTMVSAERSVRQEERQLRRLVDAMPAMIWRADPNGQIDRWNRTMVQTIGKPWETSENFDLKSKIDPSQASEVETRWERSVRFGIPYEDTYRILGNDGNYHWHLVRAQPFRDENGKLISWYGVHTDIEALKQAEEALQEREQQLLGIIETVPSMLWSASSAGEPTHINRRVREYSGLSLDRFFSLGWEALLHPDDFEDTANAFSKAVKTGESYSAVHRLRRADGEYRWYHARGEPLRDREGKIIQWYCLSVDIDERKRAEDHLRQTRAKLNRASRIATVAELSASIAHELNQPLMSVLANAQAGRRWLATSPPNIEEANASIERIIRDGRAADERMQHIRALFKRESFDKKEVSVQEIISEAIRLVQEDQNKRSVQINCVCESELPLISVDPIQIQEVIVNLISNAIEANDHERRPPLVTIKAQVSAKREMIIQVIDNGPGVDDPEKIFDAFVTTKEDGMGIGLAVSRSIVEAHEGQLWAENNPDVGAIFTLTLPLPKRARNLAAHA; encoded by the coding sequence ATGGTTCCTGATAAATTGCGTGGAATCGCAAGCGGCGAGTTTCTTCCGGTCATCACGGTTAGTGGTTTCATAGCATGGTGCGGACCGCGGCTAGACCTTTTCGCAATCCTTGCCGTTGTGCTACTTGGCCGGTTCCGGGGCGCCTCTCTAGCAATGACCGGTGCGTTCTCATTCAGCCTGGCTAGAACCGCATTTACAATCGCCAGCTATCACACAGCTACAAAGCAGACGAGCCCCTGGCATGCAGTAATGACATCCTGCATCATTTGCCTTTGCGCTACCGTCTTCCTATACAAGCAGTCGGACACCACAACTGCCGATGCCCGTCAACGTCCTTTCGATGTTCGGTTGGCGGAGTTAAGCGAGTACGTCTGGTCACGTACCTCCGCGGGCGACATAGAATACATCAGCCCAGCCGGTTGTGAATATTTAGGGGTCTCGATGGACGAGATGCAGGATTTCTCTCGATTCATCCATCCCGACGATATTTCCGAACGCCAGGATGCCATGAAGCGAGCCCAGAACACCGGTGAGCCTCAACAATTTCACGCAAGATATCGAAGTGCGAGTGGCAAGTATTGCTGGTTCGCGACTCTTCTGCATAGCCAGAGGGATAGCAAAGGAGCAGTTATCCGCTATTTCGGTCTTCAATGGAACATTGACGCGCAGAAGCGGCAAGAGGAGGAGATGCGTGCACGAGACGATGTGTGGAAGGCTGCCCTCAAAATATTGCCTGGATGGATGTGGCTCGCCAAACCGGACGGCTCCCCCGAATTCATGAGCCCTGGCGCTCTCGAGTACACAGGCCTCACATCAGGTCAAATGCTTAAGGATACCTTTGTCTCAGTTCACCCCGATGACTGCCAGCCCCTCGCAGCGCATTGGAAGCGCCTTCTTGAGTCTGGCGCAGCCGGCGAAATAGAGATCCGTATCCGGCGTGCGGACGGGGTATACCGTTGGTTTATCTCGCGCGCTAAACCGTTACACCAACACGGCAACAAAATTGAGCGTTGGGTCAATATCAATTGGGATATCGACGAACGCAGAGGGGCAGAAGAACAGACGAAGAAGGCCGAGGAGATCTTCAGAAAGATCGCGGACGGTGTGCCTGCGTGCATATGCATCATGGCGCCGGACGGAACGATGGTGTATGCGAACAGAGTCGCATCCATGGCCCTTGGTAAACCAATGGAGCAGATCCTTGGAAATCAATGGATGCAACACATCCATCCAGAGCAGTACGAAGAAGCTCATAAAAACTGGATGCATTGTGTAACGACCCAGACCCCTTTGGATACCAGATGGCTCATGCTACACCACGACGGTCAGTACCGCTGGCAACACATTCTTGCGCATCCTGCGTTCGATGAGCACCATCGCCTGGCGAGCTGGTACATGATGGGCGTCGAGATCGATCAACAAATGAAGGCCGAACAGGCGCTTCGCAACCGCGAGCGGGAAGTGCGCGAGCTCTTGAACCGCATTCCTACGTTGATTGCGGTTCGCAGCCTGAATGGCATCGAGTTCGTGAACGATCGTTTCCTGGAATATGTCGGGCGCTCGCTAGAGTCTGTTCTCGGGAATGGATGGCTTGTAGTAGCGCATCCAGAGGATCGTCAACGAGTATTCGATCTGCAACAGAACTCGACCGCCACGATTGGCCCATTAGATATGGTGTGGCGGATAGCTGATAAAGAGAGTAGATACCGCTGGTTTCATACCCACTCTGAACCCTTCTTTGAACTGGACGGAAGCGTCCAGCGCTGGTACTCGGTCACTACTGACATCGACGATCTGTTCCGTTCCCGCGAACTGATCCGCGACCACAAGATGCAATTGCATCTCCTGGCCGAGAATGTACCCGGCTTCCTTTGGAAGGCGCTTCCCTCTGGAGAAGTCACCTATCTGAACCGCTATTGCGAAGATTATCTTGGCATGACGCCAGATGAAGTTCGCAGTACTGGTTGGATCCACCTCGTTCATCCTGAGGACCAGGATGAGGTATTGCTACGGTGGAACACGCTTGTCAACGGGGGGCAATGGCACGAGCATGTGCACCGACTCAAGGGCAAAGATGGACAATACCGGTGGTTCCAATCACTCATTACGACGGTCAAAGACAACTCCGGAAATGTCGTTACACTTCACGGTCTCACGATGGATGCTCATACCATGGTCTCAGCAGAGCGGTCGGTGAGGCAGGAGGAAAGGCAGTTACGCAGGCTCGTGGACGCAATGCCGGCAATGATTTGGCGAGCGGATCCCAATGGTCAGATTGACCGCTGGAATCGGACGATGGTCCAGACGATCGGTAAGCCCTGGGAGACCTCTGAGAATTTCGATCTGAAATCGAAGATTGATCCGTCGCAGGCGTCCGAGGTAGAGACGCGCTGGGAAAGGTCGGTACGTTTCGGAATCCCTTACGAAGATACATATCGAATTCTTGGCAATGACGGAAACTATCATTGGCATCTCGTCCGAGCGCAGCCGTTTAGAGACGAGAACGGGAAGCTAATCAGTTGGTATGGAGTCCACACTGATATCGAAGCATTGAAGCAGGCAGAAGAGGCGCTCCAAGAGCGCGAGCAGCAACTACTGGGCATCATTGAGACAGTACCCTCCATGCTGTGGTCAGCATCATCGGCAGGCGAACCGACGCACATCAATAGACGGGTCCGGGAGTACAGCGGCCTTTCGCTTGACCGCTTTTTCAGTTTGGGCTGGGAGGCCCTACTGCACCCGGACGACTTTGAAGATACAGCCAACGCGTTCTCGAAGGCAGTGAAAACAGGGGAGTCATATAGTGCCGTCCATCGGTTACGACGCGCGGATGGCGAGTACCGGTGGTACCACGCAAGAGGGGAACCTTTGCGCGATCGTGAAGGAAAGATCATCCAATGGTACTGCCTGTCGGTTGACATTGATGAACGCAAGAGAGCCGAAGACCACCTTCGTCAGACTCGTGCAAAGTTGAATAGAGCTTCGAGAATCGCCACGGTTGCAGAGCTTTCTGCTTCGATCGCGCACGAGCTCAACCAACCGCTCATGTCTGTTCTCGCAAACGCGCAAGCGGGCAGGCGTTGGTTGGCGACTTCTCCACCGAATATCGAGGAAGCAAACGCATCCATTGAAAGGATCATACGAGATGGCAGAGCCGCAGACGAACGGATGCAGCACATACGGGCTCTATTCAAACGCGAGTCCTTCGATAAGAAAGAAGTGAGCGTGCAGGAGATTATCAGCGAAGCAATTCGATTGGTTCAAGAAGATCAGAACAAGCGGAGCGTGCAGATCAACTGTGTATGCGAAAGCGAGCTTCCTCTTATCTCGGTCGATCCAATTCAGATTCAAGAAGTTATCGTGAATCTTATTTCCAACGCGATTGAAGCGAACGATCATGAGAGACGGCCGCCACTCGTCACAATCAAGGCTCAGGTAAGTGCTAAACGGGAGATGATCATTCAAGTAATCGACAACGGCCCTGGCGTTGACGACCCCGAAAAGATCTTCGATGCTTTTGTTACGACAAAAGAAGACGGAATGGGCATCGGCCTCGCAGTCTCCCGCTCCATTGTTGAAGCACATGAAGGACAACTGTGGGCCGAGAATAATCCGGACGTCGGCGCAATATTTACTCTGACATTGCCTCTCCCGAAGCGGGCTCGAAACCTGGCAGCCCATGCGTAA
- a CDS encoding response regulator transcription factor, protein MIDIGMHQRIRDLSIAASEGATAKSCNADIPQEVHMGPMNEMVYIVDDDASVGEALSSLLRANGKRVRIFTAGQEFLSFDRQDTAACLILDLRMPGLNGLQVQKAISAQVTIPVIFITGRGDIPSTVTAMKEGAIDFLTKPVDEKALLSCIERALDLDRTHRKKALEHASLLARYQTLTPREQQVLPLLVRGLLNKQAAGELGITEYTVQIHRGHIMRKMEADSFATLVKLASRLNIEQVIAS, encoded by the coding sequence ATGATTGACATCGGTATGCATCAGCGCATACGGGACTTGTCGATCGCTGCCAGTGAAGGAGCCACCGCCAAGTCCTGTAATGCCGATATCCCCCAGGAGGTTCATATGGGACCGATGAACGAAATGGTGTACATCGTTGATGATGATGCTAGCGTTGGAGAAGCCCTGTCGTCACTTCTGCGCGCGAATGGAAAGCGAGTGCGAATCTTTACAGCAGGACAAGAATTTCTCAGTTTCGATCGCCAGGACACGGCTGCATGTCTCATTCTTGATTTGCGAATGCCTGGGTTGAATGGCCTCCAAGTCCAGAAGGCAATCTCGGCCCAGGTGACGATCCCTGTCATCTTCATTACGGGGCGCGGTGACATCCCGTCGACGGTCACGGCGATGAAGGAAGGCGCGATTGACTTCTTGACAAAACCCGTTGATGAGAAGGCCTTGCTTTCCTGCATTGAGCGGGCGCTCGATCTCGATAGAACTCATCGCAAGAAGGCGCTCGAACATGCGAGCTTGTTAGCCCGATACCAAACCTTGACGCCGAGAGAGCAGCAAGTACTGCCTTTGCTGGTAAGGGGACTTCTGAATAAACAAGCCGCAGGCGAGTTAGGCATCACAGAGTACACCGTCCAGATACACCGCGGACATATTATGCGTAAGATGGAAGCTGATTCTTTCGCCACCTTGGTAAAACTAGCAAGCAGACTAAATATCGAGCAGGTTATCGCTTCATAA
- a CDS encoding TolC family protein — protein sequence MTSKKAVRNNSTIRRMFPLTLLALSLSQGVIAQRSSPVHLTLDQAIDLALKQNHSIHLRSLSVDETRSKKDEARSNYLPQIKASGSVLHVTELAGVEIPAGAFGSYPSTGSIPSKSLFIDQGSATGYTGGVGLEQPLTQLFRVHQANVAAKQDVLIAETQLDQTQDAIALKVRQIYYNILISQQKLQAAQEQLSAAKIKADESRHDVQRGNALEVAILQGDASILQAQQQLLTVKLQGEDLRRQLADVLGMPVHTLFDLESTTTAQSLSIPTRDEAVHQALEQNQELRAARQTLEKAKAGLAAARDAYIPNVTALSRYSYQSGVPLLVHNFGTFGFALSYDLFDGGRREAQLREARTQVRSAEVAIDKLQSEIEVQVQAAYDRVDELKQMVEVAGQAVKVRTEAARLSDRQFEQNAALNSSRTQVHADLSNATASLLEADMSLSLAEANLKMTMGQMPR from the coding sequence ATGACGTCAAAGAAAGCGGTGAGGAATAACTCGACTATTCGGCGGATGTTCCCGTTGACACTACTTGCTCTCTCGTTGAGCCAGGGTGTGATCGCACAGCGGAGCTCCCCCGTACATCTGACTCTAGACCAGGCCATCGACCTTGCTTTAAAGCAAAACCATTCGATTCATTTGCGCTCACTGTCTGTCGACGAGACGCGAAGCAAGAAAGACGAAGCCCGGTCGAACTATCTTCCTCAAATCAAAGCAAGCGGAAGTGTCCTTCATGTTACCGAGCTGGCGGGGGTCGAAATTCCAGCAGGGGCATTTGGCAGCTATCCTTCAACTGGTTCGATTCCTTCAAAGTCACTATTTATTGACCAGGGAAGCGCCACAGGCTACACGGGGGGCGTTGGGCTGGAACAGCCGCTTACACAGCTTTTTCGGGTTCATCAGGCTAATGTTGCGGCAAAACAAGATGTTTTGATCGCCGAAACGCAACTCGACCAGACACAGGATGCAATCGCGCTCAAGGTGCGCCAGATCTACTACAACATCCTTATTAGTCAGCAGAAACTGCAAGCTGCTCAGGAACAGTTGTCGGCGGCAAAGATCAAGGCAGACGAAAGTCGACACGACGTTCAAAGAGGCAATGCTCTGGAAGTCGCGATCCTCCAGGGCGATGCAAGTATTCTGCAGGCTCAACAACAACTGTTGACCGTCAAGCTGCAAGGAGAGGATCTGCGCCGGCAGTTGGCTGACGTTCTGGGGATGCCTGTTCACACTCTATTTGACCTAGAATCCACGACGACGGCTCAGAGCCTCTCGATTCCAACCAGGGACGAAGCGGTTCATCAGGCATTGGAGCAGAATCAAGAGTTGCGTGCAGCCCGTCAAACACTAGAGAAGGCAAAGGCTGGCCTGGCCGCGGCCAGGGACGCCTATATTCCGAACGTAACGGCCTTGTCGAGATATAGCTATCAAAGTGGTGTTCCCCTGCTCGTTCACAACTTTGGAACATTTGGATTCGCGCTCAGTTACGATCTCTTCGACGGTGGGCGCCGTGAGGCACAACTGCGTGAAGCGAGAACTCAGGTAAGGTCTGCTGAGGTGGCGATCGACAAACTGCAGTCGGAGATCGAAGTGCAAGTACAGGCTGCTTACGACCGAGTTGATGAACTTAAGCAGATGGTCGAGGTCGCCGGGCAGGCGGTGAAGGTAAGGACGGAGGCAGCACGCCTGTCCGATCGCCAGTTCGAACAGAATGCAGCATTGAATTCCTCCAGAACTCAGGTTCATGCCGATCTTTCCAATGCCACGGCGTCTCTTCTGGAAGCCGATATGTCCCTCTCTCTTGCTGAGGCAAATCTAAAGATGACAATGGGGCAAATGCCGCGGTAG
- a CDS encoding HlyD family secretion protein gives MSKKLIIPLIVLLAAAGLLFAIAGHWTEWEGQHAEQQTDDAYLRADMTPLSTRISGTVRKVNVGDYQIVKSGQTLMELDDNDYRANLDQAKAALAASEASLADNQAAKRIQDAQINAAEAGTLQASAAIDSAKAGIAAVAPEAERALTELHRQEALFGVKAATHQQLENVTAQEGQIRGSLDARKADLARAQAALATSQSQLEAAKRQREALNTKDNVYKADIQAKKAAIVVAEVNLAYTRIAAPTDGTVGERRVLEGQLVTPGTQVIDLVKSDVWVQANFKETQLTNMRVGAPVEVRVDTFPNQVFHGKVAELSPASGSQFALLPPDNATGNFTKIVQRVPVKVVLDAGQPYLGRLRPGFSAVVTVKTKAAEGGR, from the coding sequence ATGAGTAAAAAATTGATTATTCCCCTTATCGTTCTGCTTGCTGCTGCGGGCCTTCTGTTTGCTATAGCGGGTCATTGGACCGAGTGGGAAGGGCAGCATGCTGAGCAGCAGACGGACGATGCGTATCTCAGGGCGGATATGACCCCTCTCAGTACGCGTATCTCCGGAACGGTAAGAAAAGTGAACGTAGGCGATTACCAGATTGTGAAGTCGGGGCAAACGTTGATGGAGCTGGACGACAACGACTATCGAGCGAACCTGGATCAGGCGAAGGCGGCTTTGGCTGCGTCGGAAGCTTCGCTGGCGGACAACCAGGCTGCAAAGAGGATTCAGGATGCACAAATCAATGCCGCTGAGGCCGGAACTCTTCAAGCATCTGCTGCCATTGATTCCGCCAAAGCCGGAATTGCAGCCGTAGCGCCCGAGGCAGAGCGCGCTCTGACCGAATTGCACCGGCAAGAGGCGCTGTTTGGAGTAAAGGCTGCGACTCATCAACAGCTTGAGAATGTAACGGCGCAGGAAGGACAGATTCGGGGTTCGCTTGATGCCCGTAAGGCTGATCTTGCGCGGGCCCAGGCTGCACTCGCGACGAGCCAGAGTCAGTTAGAGGCGGCAAAACGGCAACGGGAAGCTCTGAACACGAAAGATAATGTGTATAAGGCTGACATCCAGGCGAAGAAAGCCGCCATCGTAGTCGCTGAGGTCAATCTCGCTTATACGCGCATTGCTGCTCCTACGGATGGGACCGTTGGCGAGCGCCGCGTCCTGGAAGGGCAGCTCGTTACTCCCGGTACGCAGGTGATTGATCTTGTTAAGAGCGACGTTTGGGTGCAGGCCAACTTCAAAGAAACGCAACTGACGAATATGCGAGTCGGTGCGCCTGTAGAGGTCCGTGTTGACACCTTCCCCAATCAGGTCTTCCACGGAAAGGTCGCAGAACTGTCGCCGGCAAGTGGTTCTCAGTTTGCCCTGCTTCCTCCGGATAATGCGACTGGGAACTTTACCAAAATCGTCCAGCGTGTGCCCGTAAAGGTCGTTCTCGATGCGGGACAGCCTTATCTCGGTAGATTGCGGCCAGGCTTTTCGGCAGTCGTAACTGTAAAAACGAAGGCCGCAGAAGGTGGTCGATGA
- a CDS encoding RNA polymerase sigma factor — translation MNTYQRSDKRVKNIDPHEEDPDRFLIEQAQDGDFHAFELLVIQHKQMLFRIIFSITRNQDDTEDMLQETLLRAYRGLHEFRRQSKFRTWLTRIAVNQALGCLRKRRYHHVSLDSCAGGNNGHMAPDIREWRPNPEQYCAQAETNLNVQEKIAKLPDGLRMALILKHFHGHTLERVAQELGITIPAAKSRVLRAHQRLRSQMEDQPFMIVREPSTKLLEYSIETF, via the coding sequence ATGAACACCTATCAACGAAGTGATAAGCGAGTAAAGAACATCGATCCCCATGAGGAGGATCCCGATCGTTTCCTCATTGAACAAGCACAGGATGGCGATTTCCATGCGTTCGAACTTCTCGTGATTCAACACAAGCAGATGCTATTCCGCATTATCTTCAGCATTACTAGAAACCAGGACGATACGGAAGACATGCTTCAAGAGACATTGCTGCGGGCCTATCGCGGGCTCCACGAGTTCCGCCGGCAATCGAAATTCCGGACATGGCTTACCCGGATCGCGGTCAATCAGGCGTTGGGATGCCTTCGCAAGAGACGTTATCACCACGTCTCTCTCGATTCCTGTGCGGGCGGAAACAATGGGCATATGGCGCCTGACATCCGAGAGTGGCGTCCGAATCCGGAGCAATACTGCGCTCAAGCTGAGACAAACCTGAACGTACAGGAGAAGATCGCGAAACTGCCTGATGGATTGAGGATGGCATTGATCCTAAAACACTTCCACGGCCACACTCTGGAACGCGTTGCGCAGGAGCTCGGGATAACAATTCCAGCGGCAAAAAGCAGAGTGTTACGCGCCCACCAGCGACTGCGAAGTCAGATGGAAGATCAGCCGTTCATGATAGTGCGAGAACCCTCCACCAAATTGCTCGAATACTCAATCGAGACGTTTTAA
- a CDS encoding response regulator transcription factor → MVGFARTIAVIDDDLRVLESIINFLASCGYEAEGYCSAEQFLEADGLSKSSCIITDVEMRQMSGLGLLHHVKNANSDVPVVIITGKPSENSEAFYLERGAVAFFRKPIDGDALVDVLKTVCC, encoded by the coding sequence ATGGTCGGATTTGCCCGCACGATCGCAGTCATCGACGATGATCTCCGTGTCCTCGAATCAATTATCAATTTCCTGGCCTCCTGTGGATACGAGGCAGAGGGGTACTGCTCGGCAGAGCAATTCCTGGAAGCGGACGGGCTCTCCAAAAGCTCATGCATCATCACGGACGTTGAGATGAGACAGATGAGTGGACTAGGGCTGCTACATCATGTAAAGAACGCTAACAGTGATGTGCCGGTCGTCATTATTACGGGGAAGCCCTCCGAAAACTCGGAAGCATTCTATCTGGAGCGAGGCGCCGTCGCCTTCTTCCGTAAACCAATCGATGGTGATGCCCTTGTCGATGTTCTGAAGACCGTTTGCTGCTGA
- a CDS encoding MFS transporter: MTSQATNSPETTPVLTVHPYLGVAGVLLGAMIATCTGRLMSVGLADIRGALHLGFDEGSWINTSFNASMMFIGPFSVYLGGLLGPRRVLLACASIFTAASFLIPFSHSLPIVIGLLIVAGLTAGTFYPLTLSFVLRNLPMQFVLLGIAMYATDIIFTTDMAQAWESFFIEHLSWRWIFWNGTILTPLMMVLIHFGIPWQPLPKPQAGHPAPSFRGFLYASLGAALLYVALDQGQRLDWFHSSLILALTITGVFLVLAAVVRHFLLPNPLINYQFLLRRNTLLLALVLISFRFVMLATVVSIPSFLGSVRGFLPLQEAPVLLWVAVPQFILGIAAMALMRRVDPRLILTAGFSLVAIACLMNSRVTSVWAGANFGMSQAAMAIGLALAFNAMVGSIVLEVLNSGALTRPADVLTFAGFFQITRLFGGEMGAALMGHFIPIREQFHSNMLGMKIQLGNTLTDYRLLGLRGAFAHHSTGATATGRAAEVLALQVRQQAFTLAISDSFVLVATCCVACLIVVAFMSTVPTQYGEIIASSVKAK; the protein is encoded by the coding sequence ATGACATCTCAGGCTACCAATTCGCCTGAGACCACACCCGTCTTGACTGTTCATCCCTATCTCGGGGTTGCGGGTGTGCTTCTCGGGGCAATGATTGCGACATGTACAGGGCGCCTGATGAGTGTTGGCCTTGCCGACATTCGAGGGGCGCTCCACCTTGGCTTTGATGAGGGCTCATGGATCAATACGTCCTTTAATGCATCGATGATGTTTATTGGGCCCTTTTCGGTCTATCTCGGCGGTCTCCTCGGTCCTCGGAGGGTTTTACTGGCATGCGCATCGATTTTTACCGCGGCCAGTTTTCTTATCCCCTTTTCCCATTCTTTACCGATCGTCATAGGCTTGCTCATCGTAGCTGGGTTGACCGCGGGAACCTTCTATCCCCTGACGCTTTCGTTCGTCTTGAGAAATCTACCGATGCAATTTGTATTGCTTGGCATCGCGATGTACGCAACCGACATTATCTTCACAACAGATATGGCGCAGGCGTGGGAGTCGTTTTTTATCGAACACCTTTCATGGCGCTGGATCTTCTGGAACGGCACCATCCTTACGCCGCTGATGATGGTGCTCATACATTTCGGCATTCCATGGCAGCCGCTACCAAAGCCTCAAGCGGGGCATCCAGCCCCGAGCTTCAGAGGATTCCTGTATGCAAGTTTGGGGGCCGCGCTGCTCTACGTGGCGCTTGATCAGGGACAACGCCTTGATTGGTTCCACTCTTCACTCATCCTGGCATTGACCATTACCGGTGTCTTCCTTGTGCTGGCGGCCGTGGTGCGGCATTTTTTGTTGCCGAATCCTCTCATCAACTACCAGTTCCTTCTGCGTCGAAACACTCTACTTTTAGCGCTGGTTCTCATCAGTTTTCGATTCGTCATGCTTGCCACAGTCGTAAGTATTCCAAGTTTCTTAGGCTCAGTTCGGGGCTTCCTCCCCCTGCAGGAAGCCCCTGTCCTGCTTTGGGTAGCGGTTCCACAGTTCATCCTCGGCATAGCAGCGATGGCGCTGATGCGAAGAGTCGATCCACGCTTGATTCTTACGGCTGGATTTTCGCTGGTTGCGATTGCGTGTCTTATGAACTCTCGTGTGACTTCCGTGTGGGCAGGGGCCAACTTCGGGATGTCCCAGGCGGCAATGGCCATTGGGCTGGCGCTTGCTTTCAACGCGATGGTTGGTTCGATTGTGCTCGAGGTGCTGAATTCAGGTGCGCTGACCAGGCCGGCCGACGTCCTCACATTCGCTGGTTTCTTTCAGATCACACGTCTGTTCGGCGGCGAAATGGGAGCTGCGTTGATGGGGCATTTCATTCCAATCCGCGAACAGTTTCATTCGAACATGCTGGGAATGAAGATCCAGCTCGGGAATACGCTCACAGACTACCGGCTGCTCGGCTTGCGTGGAGCATTTGCGCATCATTCAACGGGGGCAACAGCAACAGGGCGCGCCGCGGAGGTCCTTGCACTGCAGGTCAGGCAGCAGGCTTTCACGCTGGCGATCTCCGACAGCTTTGTTCTGGTAGCCACGTGTTGCGTGGCCTGCCTCATCGTGGTTGCTTTCATGTCTACCGTCCCAACGCAGTACGGCGAGATCATCGCATCGAGTGTAAAAGCCAAATGA